One window of the Xiphias gladius isolate SHS-SW01 ecotype Sanya breed wild chromosome 11, ASM1685928v1, whole genome shotgun sequence genome contains the following:
- the tomm20a gene encoding translocase of outer mitochondrial membrane 20 isoform X3: MMSGRTSAAIAGLCGALFVAYCFYFDRKRRSDPRFKEKLRERRRKQKVSSEKSGLAKLPDLKDAEAVQKFFLEEIQLGEELLSHGEFEKGVDHLTNAIAVCGQPQQLLQVLQQTLPPPVFQMLLTKLPSISQRLISSQSLAEDDVE; this comes from the exons ATGATGAGCGGTAGGACGAGCGCGGCTATTGCCGGGCTGTGCGGAGCCCTCTTCGTCGCCTACTGTTTTTATTTCGACAGAAAGCGACGGAGTGACCCTCGCTTCAAGGAAAAGCTACGTGAAC GTAGACGAAAGCAAAAGGTTTCTAGTGAAAAGTCCGGGCTGGCTAAG CTGCCTGACTTGAAAGACGCGGAAGCTGTTCAGAAATTCTTTCTGGAGGAAATCCAGCTCGGAGAGGAGCTCCTGTCACACG GTGAATTCGAGAAAGGTGTGGACCACCTGACCAATGCGATTGCCGTGTGTGGTCAGCCTCAGCAGCTCCTACAGGTACTCCAGCAGACGCTGCCGCCTCCAGTCTTCCAAATGCTGCTCACCAAACTGCCCAGCATCAGCCAG cgACTCATCAGCTCTCAGTCTTTAGCAGAAGATGACGtggaatga
- the tomm20a gene encoding translocase of outer mitochondrial membrane 20 isoform X1 — protein MMSGRTSAAIAGLCGALFVAYCFYFDRKRRSDPRFKEKLRERRRKQKVSSEKSGLAKVGRMLPDLKDAEAVQKFFLEEIQLGEELLSHGEFEKGVDHLTNAIAVCGQPQQLLQVLQQTLPPPVFQMLLTKLPSISQRLISSQSLAEDDVE, from the exons ATGATGAGCGGTAGGACGAGCGCGGCTATTGCCGGGCTGTGCGGAGCCCTCTTCGTCGCCTACTGTTTTTATTTCGACAGAAAGCGACGGAGTGACCCTCGCTTCAAGGAAAAGCTACGTGAAC GTAGACGAAAGCAAAAGGTTTCTAGTGAAAAGTCCGGGCTGGCTAAGGTAGGACGAATG CTGCCTGACTTGAAAGACGCGGAAGCTGTTCAGAAATTCTTTCTGGAGGAAATCCAGCTCGGAGAGGAGCTCCTGTCACACG GTGAATTCGAGAAAGGTGTGGACCACCTGACCAATGCGATTGCCGTGTGTGGTCAGCCTCAGCAGCTCCTACAGGTACTCCAGCAGACGCTGCCGCCTCCAGTCTTCCAAATGCTGCTCACCAAACTGCCCAGCATCAGCCAG cgACTCATCAGCTCTCAGTCTTTAGCAGAAGATGACGtggaatga
- the tomm20a gene encoding translocase of outer mitochondrial membrane 20 isoform X2: MMSGRTSAAIAGLCGALFVAYCFYFDRKRRSDPRFKEKLRERRRKQKVSSEKSGLAKKLPDLKDAEAVQKFFLEEIQLGEELLSHGEFEKGVDHLTNAIAVCGQPQQLLQVLQQTLPPPVFQMLLTKLPSISQRLISSQSLAEDDVE; encoded by the exons ATGATGAGCGGTAGGACGAGCGCGGCTATTGCCGGGCTGTGCGGAGCCCTCTTCGTCGCCTACTGTTTTTATTTCGACAGAAAGCGACGGAGTGACCCTCGCTTCAAGGAAAAGCTACGTGAAC GTAGACGAAAGCAAAAGGTTTCTAGTGAAAAGTCCGGGCTGGCTAAG AAGCTGCCTGACTTGAAAGACGCGGAAGCTGTTCAGAAATTCTTTCTGGAGGAAATCCAGCTCGGAGAGGAGCTCCTGTCACACG GTGAATTCGAGAAAGGTGTGGACCACCTGACCAATGCGATTGCCGTGTGTGGTCAGCCTCAGCAGCTCCTACAGGTACTCCAGCAGACGCTGCCGCCTCCAGTCTTCCAAATGCTGCTCACCAAACTGCCCAGCATCAGCCAG cgACTCATCAGCTCTCAGTCTTTAGCAGAAGATGACGtggaatga